DNA from Terriglobales bacterium:
CATTGCTCGCGATGTGCTTTCCCACGGTTTACTGCTTACGGGAATCGGGTTGGCAATCGGCGTGATCGGAGCACTGGTTTGCGCTCGGCTCATCCAGAGCATCCTGTATGGGGTACATCCAACCGACGTGCCGACGTTTTTTGTGGTCTCGGCACTGCTGGCCTGCGTTGCGTTATTGGCCAGCTATCTGCCCGCGCGCAAGGCCAGCCGGGTGGACCCAATGGTAGCGTTACGTTACGAGTAGTTGTCGCCGGTTTTCGTGAGATTGAACTCTTAAGAAACGCGCTCTGCGCGTGGGCCAGCGCTAAAGCGCAATTGTTACTCCATCAACCTGCAGGGCTAACGCCCTGCGCCCCGGACTGAAGTTGGAGGCTTTCACTCACGGACCACTCATCTGTAAGCGGCCTTAGACGTAATGCAGTAAGTACAGAACCAACACTATGAACAAAATCGTACTCAGCGTTCCGCTCGGGTAGTATCCCCATCCGCGGCTGTACGGATATACCGGCGCTGTTCCCGCTGCGAGAATCAGCAGAATGATGAGTAGAATCAGAAGCATGCGAACCAATTCCTCCCAGCATCTCTGATTCGGAAGGCAGCGTGAAGGTTGGCGCGATATGGCGCTGGGCTGCTCTACTTCGATTTCTTCAAGTGGATTTTGCGGAAGACTACATTGTCAGGAACGATCAGTATGCCATCCATCGTGCTGTCACTCACGATCAGCTTCCAGTTACCTCGCGGAATGTGCCAAGTGA
Protein-coding regions in this window:
- a CDS encoding DUF3309 family protein — protein: MLLILLIILLILAAGTAPVYPYSRGWGYYPSGTLSTILFIVLVLYLLHYV